The Manis javanica isolate MJ-LG chromosome 14, MJ_LKY, whole genome shotgun sequence genomic interval GagccagaaaatgaaaataaccattTTTCAATAATggttaaatgaaaaatactgtgCAAAGGAAATACGCCGTGTAACCGTGTGCCACATCGGGTGGTGGGCCATTATTTTTTAGCCTGTTTTACACAGCCCTTTCAGGGTCAAGTATAAAGTTTTTGACCAAGGCtcttagaatttaaaacaaaccCTTTCAAAGTGTGTTGTTCCTGCTTatagtaaaatgaaagaaaatgaggaacAAAAATCTAAAACTCATGGAATTCTTCAGAAAGATTCTCGTGGTTATCCATACAAATAATCACGGTGTCCCTTTCTCTAACAGAGGAAATTGGCTGTGCCAAATGTACAGGCAGTCTCACGCAGGTGGGGACGGTGCCGGAGGAGAGAAATATCCTCCACAGCAGCAGAAACTGCAGTCCGACGAAAGGTGGAGATGACTGAGCCACACTTACACTTTAAGGCCTGACCAAGAAAACCTGTCTGTGGCCCAGGGTCAACGTCTCTCAATCCTAATTACTGACTTGCTGCTTTTCTCAGAGGCAACGCTAAGGAGGGCTCCAGAACAAGTAACTTCCTTAggaatttctgtattttacaaTGGCGAATTAATACTCAAGCACTAAAGGGTTCAGGCAGCTAGCTGAAGTGGTGAAATAACGCTTCCagagtggattttttttaaaaaaaggcgaTGCCTATCCTTTAGTTTTCCCTTAGCATTTTTTATACTGGataaaatttctgttattttcgtTCGAGGAGTGAATTTACGCGCAAATTGTATAAAAAAACAGCTAGCTAATCGGAAGGCGTGGTTTCCAATCCGGACTCGCCACCGATCACAACTGTCACTTTGACTCATCACTCAAATGATTAGGCGCCGTGTTAGGTCCCCGGAGCTAGGGATCCCACTCGGCTCCCACTTCCAAGGAGTCGGCAGTTGGCCAACTGGAGAGAGCCGAGAGTAAGTGTGGGTCAGTCCGAGGTGCGCGCAAACGGCTTTCTTAACCGGCACTCAACTCAAGGGTCTTTAAGGCCGAGATACACACTTCTCTACTCTGGTCAAAAATCACGCTTGGGCACGGCCCTCCTCTAAATCCTGCTTCTTTATTGGCCTCCACCCGTCGTCGGCTGCAATCTAAACCTCCCGCTGTTGCCCAGAGGCTGctctaaaaattactttttttcttggCGTCACCGGCAGGTTCCTCTGTTCCCGGGGAGACTGCAGCGGAGGAAGGGGGCTCCGGAGTGGCTGTTTCCGGGGAGACCTCCGTGGGGCCGTCGCCGTCAGCGGCAGTCGGGGGGGTGAGCTGCAGCGCGGATTCCGACTCCTCAGCCATCTTGCGCGGTGGGAGGCGAGAGCGGAAGTGGCGGCCCCGCGCTCACCGTGGGCGCGCTTGACGCCGGAGACCGTCGCTAAGGAGGCGCTGTAGGGGCACCCAACCCAGCAGTGAAAGTTGACGTTGCTGGCTGGTCCCCCGTGTCGAACCTGTCGCAAACCCTCTACCTGCTGTTTTCCCACTGCAACACACCTTCGGAAGGGGTCAGGGAACAACGTCCCAGCGTGCCGCCGACTGCGCAGGCGCCCCTCCGGCTGGTGGCGCTAGGCCTGCAGATATTTCCGCTTCCCTCCGCGATGGCCCCGCCCCAGTCTGGCCCCGCCCCGCGGCCCAGgagcgcgcgcgcgcgtgcgagCGGGAGAGGGGCGGGTGGGGAAGGATCGCTGGCGACATCCCGAGGCGAGGCTCGCGCGCCCGCCCCCGCCCTGGCCCCCAGTGCCCACCAGGTGGGCCCGGCTCAGCCATGATCAAGGCGATCCTCATCTTCAACAACCACGGGAAGCCGCGGCTGTCCAAGTTCTACCAGCCCTACGTGAGTATCCCGCTGCCGCCGCCGTCCGGGCGAGGGGGTGTCGTTGGCAGCAGGCAGCGCCCTCCGCGCGATCCCCTCCAGCGCGCCGCGGCCGGGCTCGCGCGGCCGGGCTGTCAGCCTCCGGTGGGTGTGAGCCGGCCGCCTACCGCCCGCCGCGCGCCCATCCGACGTGGCTCCGCCTGGGCGGCTCGTCCGCCCGTCTGGGCTGGGTGGTTTCCCGGCTGCGCGGGCGAGGCCCTGGACACTTGCGTGTGCGGGGCCGGGGCCGGCCGGCAACCTTAGCGCCCCCGCGCCCGCGCGCCCACCCGGCGCTCGGGCCTTCCTGCCGCCCGCGGTCTGTTGGCTGCCGAGGAAGCCCGCGCCGAGCCCGTTGGGCTCGCAGCCCC includes:
- the ATG12 gene encoding ubiquitin-like protein ATG12 isoform X2 is translated as MAEESESALQLTPPTAADGDGPTEVSPETATPEPPSSAAVSPGTEEPAGDAKKKIYLCESVLCPLPRSGSWNPL